Proteins encoded in a region of the Balaenoptera musculus isolate JJ_BM4_2016_0621 chromosome 5, mBalMus1.pri.v3, whole genome shotgun sequence genome:
- the LOC118895593 gene encoding coatomer subunit zeta-1-like — MDELILDPSLYTVKAILTLDNGGDRFFAKYCDDSYPGVKEQKAFEKNTFNKTCQTDTETALLGGLTVVCKSSIDLYFYTIGSSYENEMMLMAILNCLFFDSLSQMLRKNVEKRALLENMEGFFLVVDEIVDWGVILESNPQQWVQRVALRGDVPLTEQTKSQVLQSAKEQIKWSLLR, encoded by the coding sequence ATGGATGAGCTGATTTTGGACCCCTCCTTGTACACTGTCAAAGCCATTCTGACTCTGGACAATGGTGGAGATAGATTTTTTGCCAAGTACTGTGACGACAGCTACCCCGGTGTCAAGGAGCAAAAGGCCTTTGAGAAGAACACTTTCAACAAGACCTGTCAGACTGACACTGAAACTGCCCTCTTGGGAGGCCTGACAGTGGTATGCAAAAGCAGTATCGATCTCTATTTCTATACGATTGGCAGCTCATACGAAAATGAGATGATGCTCATGGCTATTCTGAACTGCCTCTTCTTCGACTCACTGAGCCAGATGTTGaggaaaaatgtagaaaagcGAGCTCTGCTGGAGAACATGGAGGGGTTCTTCTTGGTTGTGGATGAAATCGTAGATTGGGGGGTGATCCTAGAGAGCAATCCCCAGCAATGGGTACAGCGGGTGGCACTAAGGGGAGATGTCCCCCTTACAGAGCAGACCAAGTCTCAGGTGCTGCAGTCAGCCAAAGAACAGATCAAGTGGTCACTCCTTCGGTGA